The following are from one region of the Desmospora profundinema genome:
- a CDS encoding M42 family metallopeptidase: MKKWPEKAVVDTLVDLVCIPSPTGYTEKVVQYLEKRLQAARDDIQLRRDYKGGLLVTLPGKEGSPQRLLTAHVDTLGGMVKEIKADGRLRLTRIGGFTWNSIEGVYCTVHTRKGREVTGTVLPTHTSVHVYDDAAKQERNQENMEIRLDVAVTDADDVSRLGIGVGDFVSFDPRVETLESGYIKGRHMDDKASAAILLELILDTASSEEYLPCVSHVYFSTYEEVGFGANATIPAGVKEFLAVDMGAIGDGQNTDEHSVSICVKDSSGPYHYHFRNRLAALAEEEGLHYKLDIYPHYGSDASAAVRAGHDLVHGLIGPGVDASHAFERTHKDALENTYRLLKRYIHSPI, from the coding sequence TTGAAGAAATGGCCTGAGAAAGCAGTGGTGGACACCCTGGTCGATTTGGTTTGCATCCCTTCTCCCACCGGATACACGGAGAAAGTGGTTCAATATTTGGAGAAACGATTGCAAGCGGCAAGGGATGATATCCAGTTGCGGCGGGATTACAAAGGAGGACTCCTGGTCACTCTTCCCGGGAAAGAGGGGTCTCCCCAACGTTTGTTGACTGCTCATGTGGACACGCTTGGGGGGATGGTAAAGGAGATCAAAGCGGACGGCCGGTTGAGGCTTACCCGGATCGGGGGCTTCACCTGGAACTCTATTGAAGGCGTCTACTGTACCGTACATACACGGAAGGGGCGGGAGGTGACGGGCACGGTGCTGCCCACACACACGTCGGTGCATGTGTACGATGACGCCGCCAAACAGGAGCGGAATCAGGAGAATATGGAGATCCGCCTCGATGTGGCTGTGACCGATGCCGATGATGTGAGTCGGCTAGGCATTGGCGTGGGAGACTTCGTTTCATTTGATCCCAGGGTGGAGACGCTGGAGAGCGGTTATATCAAAGGCCGTCATATGGATGACAAGGCCAGCGCCGCTATTCTGCTGGAATTGATCCTGGATACGGCCTCCAGCGAGGAGTATCTGCCGTGTGTCTCCCATGTTTATTTCAGCACATACGAAGAAGTGGGATTTGGCGCCAATGCGACGATTCCCGCTGGAGTGAAAGAATTTCTGGCGGTGGACATGGGGGCCATCGGGGATGGGCAAAACACGGATGAACACAGTGTTTCCATCTGCGTGAAAGATTCCAGCGGTCCGTACCATTACCACTTTCGCAACCGGTTGGCAGCGTTGGCGGAGGAGGAGGGGCTCCATTATAAACTGGATATCTATCCTCACTACGGGTCGGATGCCAGTGCTGCTGTCCGGGCGGGCCATGATTTGGTCCACGGGCTGATCGGACCCGGGGTGGACGCGT
- a CDS encoding AbrB/MazE/SpoVT family DNA-binding domain-containing protein: MKATGIVRKVDELGRIVLPVELRRTMDIDVRDPLEIYVDGTNVILKKYSPSCLFCGQVENVVSYRNKNVCEDCLKELASAIEQA; the protein is encoded by the coding sequence ATGAAAGCCACGGGAATCGTCCGTAAAGTGGACGAGCTGGGGCGGATCGTGTTGCCGGTCGAATTGAGGCGTACCATGGACATTGATGTGAGAGATCCCCTGGAAATATACGTGGATGGGACAAATGTTATCCTAAAGAAGTACAGCCCCTCCTGTCTATTTTGTGGACAGGTGGAGAATGTGGTCTCCTATCGTAATAAAAACGTGTGTGAAGACTGCCTCAAAGAGCTGGCCTCCGCAATCGAACAGGCTTGA